One Coprobacter fastidiosus genomic window, TTTTGTTGCCTGACAACTTGGGCGCAAGACAACAAGAGCAACGAAAATCCGTTTGCCGAAATAGGAATCCGGGCTTCGGTCGCATCGTTCAGTAAAAATCCCGAGTTTCATGACCGCAACCGTACGGTAGAGATCGGATCGGTACTGTTCGATACGAAAACCGGAGAGGTTATCGGGCTCATCGATGAATCCGTTCCGGGGATTTCCCCCGATGTAACAAGTATGAGCATCGACCCGAACTGTGAGAGATATTACTCTATATCGCCTTATGCGTATGCGCTGAATAATCCGGTCAGATTCGTCGATCCGGACGGAAGAGACCCGAAAGACAAAGTCGTCGGATTCGGAATCGGCTTGTTGACAAACATTATTCCCGGGACAGGCGAATTAAGAGACCGTTATAGCCCGACAGATCCGGACGACTATAATAACGCTCTGCGCAATGTCGATAATGCGGCTATCGTTTTGGGAAGCGGCATGATCGATGCCGGAGGCGGTGGCATGGCAATGGGTGGAGCGATCGCCGTATCCGGACTGGCCGTTACGGCCGTAAGCGGCGGGACGGCTGCCATTGCCGGATTACCGACGGCCGTCGTCGGAGAGACCCTTGTGGGAGCAGGTACTGCAACAGCAAGTACCGGGGCTATACTAATGGCGAACGGAAACAAGAACCGGAATGAAGGATATAACAGAGGTAAATCCAAAGCAAACGAAATCACTTTTATCCAAGGGAAAAAAGGACATGAAATAAAAATAACCGTCAAAATCCCGGAAGGGTACAGGCTGATCAATGAACGAGGCAAAGCTAAAATTTTCTATAACGGAAAAAATTATATATCTCCGGATATCGACGGACATAACGGAGGCATCTGGAAAATGGGAAAAACAATAAAAGATCTTAATAGTAAAGACAGACGAATGGGAACATTCGATGAAAATCTAAATAGAATAAAGAAATAATGTTATGAAACTGGAAAAAGAGTATGACGATTCATGGAGATGGACTGCGGATTTGATCGTCAAGTATGCACCGGAAAATTATGACGAACGAGGCATTTATAGAAAGGATGAATGGACCTCATCATCTGATATAGGAGAAATCTATGACGGAAAGCGGTTTACCCGGGAAGAGTATTTGGAGACGGAAGATAAATACGTACAGGCGGTAATCAGAGGAATGGAAT contains:
- a CDS encoding toxin C-terminal domain-containing protein, yielding MRKAFLSTLLCAFCCLTTWAQDNKSNENPFAEIGIRASVASFSKNPEFHDRNRTVEIGSVLFDTKTGEVIGLIDESVPGISPDVTSMSIDPNCERYYSISPYAYALNNPVRFVDPDGRDPKDKVVGFGIGLLTNIIPGTGELRDRYSPTDPDDYNNALRNVDNAAIVLGSGMIDAGGGGMAMGGAIAVSGLAVTAVSGGTAAIAGLPTAVVGETLVGAGTATASTGAILMANGNKNRNEGYNRGKSKANEITFIQGKKGHEIKITVKIPEGYRLINERGKAKIFYNGKNYISPDIDGHNGGIWKMGKTIKDLNSKDRRMGTFDENLNRIKK